In the Silvanigrella aquatica genome, AAAAATGGGTGTTCATTTAGCAGATATTGTTATTGCTGTTTCAGAGTATACAAGAAATTTATTAGTGGAAAAATTTAATTTACCCTTTGAAAAAGTAAAAGTAGTTTATAATGCAAATAATGCGCAACATAAAAAACTTTTAAATCATAGCAATAAACAAGAACCTGCAAAAAAAATCAAACCCATTGTCACATTTGTAGGACGCATTACCTTTCAAAAAGGCCCTTCCTACTTTGTCTTTGCTGCAGAAAGAGTTCTTAAAACAAATCCCGATGTTATTTTTAAGGTTGTGGGCACTGGAGATCTCCTTCCTGCAATGAAACAACTCACATGGGAATTAGGTATTGATAAAAGCTTTAAATTCGAAGGCTTTTTAAATGCCGAGGGAGTGCAAAAAGTACTGCAAAGTTCCGACATGTTTGTCATGCCTAGTGTTTCTGAACCATTTGGTATTGTAGCACTTGAGGCTATTGCACAGAATATTCCCATTATTATTTCAAAACAATCTGGTGTCTCTGAAGTGCTTAATCACGCGATGAAAGTCGATTTTTGGGATGTTGATCTCATGGCTGATCGTATTTTAAGTATTTTAAAATATACTTCTTTTCGCGATGAAATGGTAGATAATTCCTTGCTTGATTTAACTAACCGTACATGGCGAAAATCAGCTCAAACTCTCATCAATGCCTATTCCGAAATCCATTGAAAGGATAAAAAATGGTTGCGTTATGCTTATATTTTGAAGTTCATCAACCGTTTAGAATCAGTCATTATCGCATAAAAGATATAAGTAAACACAAGGACTATTTTAATGACATTTCAAATCAATCTATATTCGAAAA is a window encoding:
- a CDS encoding glycosyltransferase, encoding MKILMLGWEYPPMISGGLGTATEGLINGLIAIGHKVTLVLPYFPHKINIPGLKIVSPENPYSCDEENNATEQIYAESENETLNIVTQTYNEIEKSVIQNESKNGISHYNYKLNNTEINTEVKLNLSQNLKKYHEYILNKKNTSQNFFKEVNSPEFLFLNNLGVSEKAYILGLLALDVLEKDAAHQVVHANDWMSFTAVKMIKEATSIPIVAHIHSTEIDRSGEINYNQNILTIEKMGVHLADIVIAVSEYTRNLLVEKFNLPFEKVKVVYNANNAQHKKLLNHSNKQEPAKKIKPIVTFVGRITFQKGPSYFVFAAERVLKTNPDVIFKVVGTGDLLPAMKQLTWELGIDKSFKFEGFLNAEGVQKVLQSSDMFVMPSVSEPFGIVALEAIAQNIPIIISKQSGVSEVLNHAMKVDFWDVDLMADRILSILKYTSFRDEMVDNSLLDLTNRTWRKSAQTLINAYSEIH